A stretch of the Poseidonibacter parvus genome encodes the following:
- a CDS encoding YiiD C-terminal domain-containing protein — translation MIQELQEKLHNEIPLTKLMQVNINKYNKEELVSNIPLEININDKGTAFGGSLSTLTTISAWSMCWLISKELEINSTNIVVIKNETSFFKPVTKDIVCHTKKPSFEDILIVKEKIDKKGSASIKIESQIIENNETCVVYTGFYVITK, via the coding sequence TTGATTCAAGAATTACAAGAAAAATTACATAATGAAATACCACTGACAAAACTAATGCAAGTAAATATTAATAAATATAATAAAGAAGAATTAGTTTCAAATATACCTTTAGAGATAAATATAAATGATAAAGGTACTGCTTTTGGTGGAAGCTTAAGTACACTAACAACTATATCAGCATGGAGTATGTGTTGGTTGATTTCAAAAGAATTAGAAATTAATAGTACAAATATTGTAGTTATTAAAAATGAAACTTCTTTTTTTAAACCTGTAACAAAAGATATTGTATGTCATACGAAAAAACCAAGCTTTGAAGATATTTTAATAGTAAAAGAAAAAATAGATAAAAAAGGTAGTGCTTCAATTAAAATTGAATCTCAAATTATTGAGAATAATGAAACTTGTGTAGTTTATACTGGGTTTTATGTGATTACTAAGTAG